The stretch of DNA TCCTTTCACAAATGCATCCATATCCACCATGTTCTGAACTTCTTCAGCAGCAGAAACCAGAGCAGGATCCTTGAAGGAACCAGAACCGCTGATTGCGTTTGTCAACGCATCCCCTCCGCCGATCCTATCAGCGAAATACATATACCATAAAGATCCTGTCCAGCGATCTTTATTACCCAATGCAATTGGAGCCACACCATTTTCGGACAGTGTTTTAACGACATCCTGAAATTCTTCGTATGTCTTTGGTACTTCCAAACCATTCTCTTCAAAAATCTTCTTATTATAGAATATTGAGGCAACATTCAATTCAAGCGGTAATCCATACGTACTCCCGTCAATCGCATAAGCTTCTGGTATCCCCGACACAAAACTGTCTTTTAAATCCCCTTCCAGCACATCATCCAACGGAGCAAATTTTTCACCTTCCACATATGGCTCCAAATAACCCGCAGCCCATGTCATACCTACATCGGGCAGTTCATTGGAAGTAGACAACACCTTGATTTTATCCTTGTATTGCTCGTTACTCATCACTTCCAGCTTTACCTTTACGTCTGGATTTTCCGCTTCAAAATCCGCAACGATATCTTGCACGATTTCATTATGCTGCTTCGAACTCCCTTCAGGCCATAGATGCATAAACTCAATTGTTTTACCATCCGAACCAGATACATCATCCGAACCGGAACATCCACTGATCAACAGCAACGAGGAAATAACAGCAAAGAAAATTGTAACCGCTTTCTTTTTACTCAATTCATATTCCTCCCCATTATGCTTTTTTTGTAATGGTCTTGTTACTGGAATAAGTTTACCATCGGGAACAATGTTTGTCTAGTGGATAAACTAAGTTTATCATGGTAAAATGGAAATATTCAAACATTAGAATGGAGCTTTTTCATGAAATCATCCCAAACCTTCAATCAGCATGTTGTAAAAAAAGGAAACAAATCATTGGTTTTACAAACCATACAAGAGCAGATGCCTATATCAAGGGCAGATATCGCAGCTGAAACAGGTCTGAATAAAGGAACTGTATCTTCCCAAGTAAGTGAGCTTCTGGAGGAGAATTTAATCCTGGAATCCGGGCCGGGAGTTTCAAGCGGCGGAAGACGTCCCGTAATGCTTCTATTCAATCACATTGCAGGATACTCCATCGGAATTGATATCGGGGTGAATTACATTCTTGGTATTCTTACGGATTTGCAAGGGAATATCAAGAATGAAAAAATCATTTCTTTCAACGATCTATCCTATGAGGAAATCCTCGGGGAACTATATGCTTCGATTGACTCCCTCCTCCTTTCCATGCCCCCAAGTCCCTATGGACTGGTTGGAATCGGCGTCGGTGTACCAGGAACAGTCAATACAGAAGGTGAAATCTTGCTCGCTCCGAACTTGAATTGGCGAAATATCAATCTGAAGGGTGTGCTGGAGGAAAAATATAAAGTACCGGTGCTGATCGAAAATGAGGCAAACGCAGGAGCTTATGGGGAAAAGCAATTCGGTGCCGGAAAATCTTCCAATAATTTAGTATATGTCAGTGTGGGCATCGGGATTGGTGTCGGCCTCATCCT from Terribacillus sp. FSL K6-0262 encodes:
- a CDS encoding ROK family protein — protein: MKSSQTFNQHVVKKGNKSLVLQTIQEQMPISRADIAAETGLNKGTVSSQVSELLEENLILESGPGVSSGGRRPVMLLFNHIAGYSIGIDIGVNYILGILTDLQGNIKNEKIISFNDLSYEEILGELYASIDSLLLSMPPSPYGLVGIGVGVPGTVNTEGEILLAPNLNWRNINLKGVLEEKYKVPVLIENEANAGAYGEKQFGAGKSSNNLVYVSVGIGIGVGLILNGELYKGQNGFSGELGHMSIETNGPLCRCGNHGCWELYASEKALINRAIASGITSVNGDRISLEELNDLAEGGDQHAVEVFDKIGSYLAIGINNIINIFNPEKIIIGNRLASSAKWLSESIEMKKAQTLRTHQEDLKIDFSELSRYSAALGAAAYANENFLAIDIQDV
- a CDS encoding extracellular solute-binding protein, coding for MSKKKAVTIFFAVISSLLLISGCSGSDDVSGSDGKTIEFMHLWPEGSSKQHNEIVQDIVADFEAENPDVKVKLEVMSNEQYKDKIKVLSTSNELPDVGMTWAAGYLEPYVEGEKFAPLDDVLEGDLKDSFVSGIPEAYAIDGSTYGLPLELNVASIFYNKKIFEENGLEVPKTYEEFQDVVKTLSENGVAPIALGNKDRWTGSLWYMYFADRIGGGDALTNAISGSGSFKDPALVSAAEEVQNMVDMDAFVKGFNGLSDEEAKSMFMNEQAAMYLIATWDLPNYTTNEDVLQEFRDSVGYFPFPTVDGKGDMSSYVGGPGVGLFVAEDSDVKEEAKEFVSFFVQEWGKKSVTEAGVIPATKVDAASLDLPKMYVDVLDDLNNASNITLFADVQMSADVAQVHLDMIQSLFGKEVTPEEFAEKHEAALSK